The region CAAAGTTCATGCGAAATATAAACTCCATAACTTTCGGGTCCATTGGAAGCATCTTGATAGCCCATTAGAAATTCAAGACATGGTCGTGTGGGTCCTCTTTTCCATTATATGGTGGCACACTAGGTCCCTTTAGTCCTTTTTGAATGGGTGCTTTGTTGATATCACCCATAAAGGGTAAATGGAAATTCAAAATTTTGAAGGCTTGGTTGTACTACTTTGCCTCTACTATCTCTAGTGGCACTTCCTGATCTTTATGAGAATTCTTCTTTGTTTTTTTAGAGCATGAAGGGCCAGAGCTTACTTCCTTTTTGCTTAATTTCTCTTCATTCCTTTTGTCTTTTATCCCCgtcccgttcgaataattcgtcTGACTGGTGTGAATAGAGACCAAATCCCATTCTTTCTCTATCTGGATCTTTCATTCATTTCTTTCCATTTGCCTCTTTCTCATGTCTCTAAATTTTTTGAAATCCTCAAATTCCCCATTTCCAATTCTTCATATTCTAAATTCTTTTGACTTATCTCTCTTCCTTCTTCTCCTGACCCTTCCAGTGTCATATTCTTGTTTTTATTACCGTTGTAATATGTGGCGTTTCTTCAGTTCCTTTGAGATTTCATATTCTCGCGATGGGGCTCGCATCAACGATTTGATTTTCTTCGTTGGCTATTTGATGTGAGGTCCCACGAATGGCGCCACTTGTTGCGCCCTCGGGTTCAACTTCCATCGATTGTGAGAGTTCACGATCCCTTCATGATTAATTAAACTGGAGATGACAAACAACTTCATAAGCTGATTCGCTATAAGGAGATCCCAGACCAACACTCTGATGATAAAATCAATGTTGACCTTAAGAAAGTATGTCGTCAGTCGAATGAGACTCAATAAAAATATGTGTATGATCACGTACCTTATAAAGTGGTTATTGTCACTTATTTATAGTCAATGATAGGAGGTTCCGACCTATTCATGTATCGACCAGGTATGTTATCTTGTCGCATTAATGGTCATATACCCCAAGGTACACTCTTGTGTACTTACTAGTTGTTTAACAATTGTCTCTTGTTGGTAAAAGGATCCATCAGTCAGATATCTTTGGCATAAGATATATTACTTTGAGTTTCAATGTACTATGATACTCTTGTGACGTCATCTTGTACTTTAGTCGTGACTTTATATGGTTCGATACTCATGCCTAGTTCGGTATACATTTGGTTCAGTAGTCTGGTATATACATGGTCTGGTATACACCTGGTTCGACATAGCAAGGGTATGTACGTAGATTTAGGCTAGACTATACCCTATTACATACATTATATGATAAATAGATGTTTACTTCATGCGATGTCATCAAATAACATAATTGGTTTATGATATTCTATATTTGGATTATAAAGTAATAAAATATTGTTATatatcaaaataattaaaatatagtcGTTCagaaaatataaaagaaaaaagtGAAGTATCTTGaatcatataaaagaatttaatcCTTATTTAtgacatgaatatgtttacaggAAATGTCTTTCAGTTTGTAGACTTTGGTCCATATCTTTTTAGAAAAGAAGACGTGTAGACGTTTTAACATCTATGgttttctaaaaaacaaacaattcGTGAAAACATTAAGATGTAATACTTTTGTATCAATAGACATTAGTGCTCAAAAAGAACTTttccaaaataaacaaaaaataaccAAACTTTTTTGGACTAAAATACAGTATTTTTACCAACcatggaccaaatttgcagttttctCTAAAACAAAAAGGTAGGGATTAAATTCGCTAATATACAAACAATTCAGGGATGAAATTTGAAAGTTGCTTCGAACGAATAGGATAAGAGAACATTTGGGTAAGCCTTTCCCGTTCACCACACCATAGACAGTCCTCGACGTACATCAGCAATGGCTCAAGCGCTAGCAACACCCGTCGCACCTTCACTCTCTCTTATCTGCACAACCTCATCTTCCTTCAAATCCAAATCCGCTTCAAACTCTCTATCATTCTCAACTTTCAATCCTCCAAAGGTAACAACGAATGTCGATAAAACTGGGTTTTCTTTCGATTTGTTAACGAATGAATCGTAAATTTGCAGGTTGGTGGGTTGAGCATAAGATGCGCTCGTGTTGGAGGAGTTGAGATACCGAACAACAAGAGAGTTCAGTATTCGCTACAGTACATTCATGGAATTGGGCGTACCAGAGCTCTTGAGATCCTCAACGACCTCAAAATGGACAACAAAATCACAAAAGATTTATCGGAAGAAGAGCTGATTATTCTTCGTGATGAAGTTTCTAAGTACATGATTGAAGGAGACCTCGTATGCTCGAATTCCTTTCTCATTTAATTCCATCCATGATTGCTCTTACCCATTCCAtccgattttagggtttcaaaCAAAATCCTTCCAAAATTCAACTTCTTAATCCTCAATTTGTATGATTGAATGTGGTTTTCGTCTGATTTTGATTTCACAGAGGCGATTCAATGCGCTTGCAATTAGGAGATTGAAAGAAATTCAGTGCTACAGAGGTGTACGCCACATTCAGGGACTCCCTTGTAGAGGACAGCGAACGAAGAACAATTGCAGGACTTTGAAGGGCAAAAAGATTGCAATTGCTGGCAAAAAGAAGGCCCCTCGTTAGACTCAAATCTCTGGTTTGTGACTTTGTTCATTGTTCATGTTACATCGAGATTATTGTTTAATGTTAGATTAATTAACCTTGTTTTTTGTACTACATTTTGGGTTCGATGATTAAGTTCAGAATTGCAATGAAACAAAGTTTTACTACATTGAAACAAAATTACAACTTTAATGCTTAATATCTTAAATGTTCAATCCCTCGTAGTGTGAGCTTATGATCTTCATTGTGAATTTTGATTGAGAATTATTGATTGTTAAGTGTGAATGTTATTATGTAAAGCTGTGAATTGTATCCATGTGGCATTTATGCGAATTAATTCTATATGGTATTGATTCTCTAATATATAAATAACCAGGTGTTACACCCATTTATTATAtgggtttattaaaaaaaattaaatataaaattttaacaatttgaaaagtttgaatttataagaaaaataagattttttttgaattattaaaattaatgaggctttaatacattgaatatattacatatataaatcatttataataaataccttttatatatatatatatatatatatatatatatatatatatatatatatatatatatatatatatatatatattaccttacatattaaatgtgcaattttaatttaataaaatgaaaattacaataaaatgacaagtggaaaatagaaaattcaaaaattctagaaaatgtcatgtgtccaaatgaaggagaagaggacatgtggcaaaaaaaaaaccttgatttattaaggaggatattAAAATAGTATTAATACTTTATGTTATGTTTTCAtatgatattaattatatataatattaatacttTGAGATATAAATTTCtacataatataaaaaaaatccctATTTGATTTTTGACCGATATAAATGGGTTAGCGTTTAGTGATGTTATGATTTTTAACCCGCAATTAAAAACTCGACTACAAtgaaacaaaattgaaaattg is a window of Lactuca sativa cultivar Salinas chromosome 1, Lsat_Salinas_v11, whole genome shotgun sequence DNA encoding:
- the LOC111893535 gene encoding 30S ribosomal protein S13, chloroplastic codes for the protein MAQALATPVAPSLSLICTTSSSFKSKSASNSLSFSTFNPPKVGGLSIRCARVGGVEIPNNKRVQYSLQYIHGIGRTRALEILNDLKMDNKITKDLSEEELIILRDEVSKYMIEGDLRRFNALAIRRLKEIQCYRGVRHIQGLPCRGQRTKNNCRTLKGKKIAIAGKKKAPR